From one Misgurnus anguillicaudatus chromosome 2, ASM2758022v2, whole genome shotgun sequence genomic stretch:
- the arhgef4 gene encoding rho guanine nucleotide exchange factor 4 isoform X8 has translation MGFQDAGITVQLISDGSVCAEALWDHVTMDDQELGFKAGDVIEVVDATNKEWWWGRVLDSEGWFPASFVRLRVNQDEPMEEYLAHLDGASEGGGASMGGPLGPGLPCKEQMRANVINEIMSTERDYIKHLKDICEGYIKQCRKRTDMFTEEQLRTIFGNIDELYRFQKKFLKALEKKFNKDHPHLSEIGSCFLEHQTNFQIYSEYCNNHPNAYVQLSKLMKIKKYVFFFEACRLLQKMIDISLDGFLLTPVQKICKYPLQLAELLKYTNPQHRDYKDVEAALNAMKNVARLINERKRRLENIDKIAQWQSSIEDWEGEDILSRSSDLIFSGDLTKISQPQAKGQQRMFFLFDHQLVFCKKDLLRRDILYYKGRLDMDQMQVVDVEDGKDKDYNVSVKNALKLCSPGGEEVHLLCAKKPEQKQRWLRAFADEREQVQHDLETGFTITEVQKKQAMLNASKSHPTGKPKALALQHLLALRSPSLHPKTSKCLRISEPSGPLVPRATLTSPLLPDAPQRRQGRGVRVPPGVLRRAISWVSSQSREPIE, from the exons ATGGGTTTTCAAGATGCAGGCATCACAGTGCAG CTGATCAGTGATGGCAGCGTGTGTGCGGAGGCTCTATGGGACCACGTCACCATGGACGACCAGGAGCTGGGCTTCAAGGCTGGGGACGTCATCGAAGTAGTGGACGCCACAAACAAGGAGTGGTGGTGGGGCCGGGTGCTGGACAGCGAGGGCTGGTTCCCCGCCAGCTTCGTTCGG TTACGAGTGAACCAGGATGAGCCCATGGAGGAATACTTAGCCCACCTGGACGGAGCCTCGGAGGGTGGTGGTGCCAGCATGGGGGGGCCCTTAGGACCCGGTCTGCCCTGCAAGGAGCAGATGAGGGCCAATGTCATCAATGAGATCATGAGCACAGAGAGGGATTACATTAAACACCTGAAGGACATCTGTGAG GGCTATATAAAACAGTGTCGGAAGAGGACAGACATGTTTACCGAGGAGCAACTGCGCACTATTTTCGGCAACATTGATGAGCTCTACCGTTTCCAAAAGAAGTTCCTCAAAGCCTTGGAGAAGAAATTTAACAAAGACCACCCTCACCTCAGCGAGATCGGCTCCTGCTTCTTAGAGCAT CAAACAAACTTCCAGATCTACTCAGAGTATTGCAACAACCACCCCAATGCCTACGTGCAGCTCTCCAAACTGATGAAGATCAAGAAGTACGTCTTCTTCTTCGAGGCCTGTCGCCTGCTTCAGAAGATGATTGACATTTCGCTAGATGGATTCTTGCTTACTCCTGTGCAGAAGATCTGCAAGTATCCTCTACAGCTGGCTGAGCTGCTCAAGTACACCAACCCACAGCACAG AGATTATAAGGATGTTGAGGCTGCCTTAAATGCAATGAAGAATGTGGCCAGGTTGATCAATGAGAGAAAGAGGCGTCTAGAGAACATTGATAAAATCGCTCAATGGCAGAGCTCCATAGAGGACTGGGAG GGTGAAGACATCTTAAGCAGGAGCTCTGACCTGATTTTCTCAGGAGACCTGACCAAGATCTCTCAGCCGCAGGCCAAAGGCCAGCAGCGAATGTTCTTTCTTTTTGACCACCAGCTggttttctgtaaaaag GATCTACTTCGGAGGGACATACTGTACTACAAGGGCCGGTTAGACATGGATCAGATGCAAGTGGTAGATGTAGAAGACGGGAAGGATAAGGACTATAATGTAAGTGTGAAGAATGCCTTGAAACTATGTTCTCCTGGAGGAGAGGAGGTCCACCTCTTGTGTGCCAAGAAACCTGAGCAGAAGCAGCGCTGGCTGCGAGCCTTTGCAGATGAACGAGAACAGGTCCAGCATGACCTCGAAACAG GTTTCACGATCACAGAGGTCCAAAAGAAGCAGGCAATGTTGAATGCATCTAAAAGTCATCCAACAGGGAAGCCCAAAG CATTAGCATTACAGCACCTGCTGGCACTCAGATCTCCTTCACTTCACCCAAAAACCTCCAAGTGTCTACGTATTTCTGAGCCTTCAGGACCTCTGGTACCCAGGGCAACCTTAACTTCACCTCTCCTCCCTGATGCCCCTCAGCGTAGGCAGGGGCGGGGGGTTAGGGTGCCCCCTGGTGTCCTGCGCAGAGCAATATCCTGGGTATCCTCTCAAAGTAGAGAGCCGATCGAGTAG